Proteins encoded by one window of Branchiostoma floridae strain S238N-H82 chromosome 6, Bfl_VNyyK, whole genome shotgun sequence:
- the LOC118417892 gene encoding zinc finger protein 525-like — MASTSNVESLDDVRRRANHDLLVRCGREEKSYRCEVCSKQFSELGNLTSHIRTHTGEKPYRCEECSRQFSQLSSLKKHMRTHTGEKPYRCEECSRQFSQLGDLKKHMRTHTGEKPYKCEECSRQFSRQSHLKTHMRTHTGEKPYRCEECSRQFSLLGDLKKHMRTHTGEKPYRCEECSKQFSRLDNLKTHMRTHTGEKSYKCEKCSRHFRTMSQLKNHIKTHTGEKLYRCDECSRQFRTPSHLKSHLWTHTGEKPYRCEECSKQFSQQSHLKTHMRTHTGEKPHKCEDCSRQFSQLSHLKRHMQTHTGEKPYMCEECSRQFSQLGGLKSHMLTHTGEKPYRCEECSRQFSKLGDLKRHMQTHKSEKPLMG; from the coding sequence ATGGCATCAACAAGCAACGTGGagagtttggatgacgtcaggagaagGGCAAACCATGATTTGCTTGTGCGATGTGGAAGAGAGGAAAaatcctacaggtgtgaggtgtgcagcaaacagttcagtgagctgggtaatctAACGAGTCATATACGGACTCACAcgggcgagaaaccctacaggtgtgaggagtgcagcaggcagttcagtcaactgAGCAGTCTGAAGaagcacatgcggactcacacaggggagaaaccctacaggtgtgaggagtgcagcagacagttcagtcagctgggtgatttgaagaaacacatgaggactcacacaggggagaaaccctacaagtgtgaggaatgcagcaggcagttcagtcggcagagtcatctaaagactcacatgaggactcacacaggggagaaaccatataggtgtgaggagtgcagcagacagttcagtctgCTGGGTgatttgaagaaacacatgcggacccacacaggggagaaaccctacaggtgtgaggagtgtagcaagcagttcagccGACTAgataatctgaagactcacatgcggactcacacaggggagaaatcctacaagtgtgagaagtgcagcaggcACTTCAGAACGATGAGTCAGTTGAAGAATCACATAAAAACTCACACGGGCGAGAAACTCTACAGGTGTGatgagtgcagcaggcagttcagaaCCCCGAGTCATCTAAAGAGTCATTTgtggactcacacaggggagaaaccctacagatgtgaggagtgcagcaaacagttcagtcagcagagtcatctgaagactcacatgcggactcacacaggcgagaaaccccacaagtgtgaggattgcagcaggcagttcagtcagttgagtcatctaaagagacacatgcagactcacacaggggagaaaccctacatgtgtgaggagtgcagcaggcagttcagtcagctgggtggtCTTAAGAGCCATATGCtgactcatacaggggagaaaccctacaggtgtgaggagtgcagcaggcagttcagtaaaCTGGGTGATCTAAAGAGACATATGCAAACTCACAAGAGTGAGAAACCCTTAATGGGGTAG